One window from the genome of Candidatus Synechococcus calcipolaris G9 encodes:
- the nblR gene encoding response regulator transcription factor NblR, with the protein MEPTFAIAAPRILLVMTDSALAQQIGQDLQQAGYDPVTAATFADCQLACQEWQPALVIVDDLAMEHRPDNVSGLDLCRKIRQEKITLPLLLIMESDRLEDRVNCLEAGADDYLLKPYRDQQFLDMVQLYLKPTAPSGEQLRFETLVLDLATRRAERNGRLIDLTMKEYELLKFLMEHPRQVLSRDKILENVWGYDFLGESNVIEVYVRYLRLKIEPDGEKRLIHTVRGVGYVLREA; encoded by the coding sequence ATGGAACCTACCTTTGCGATCGCCGCCCCGCGAATTTTATTGGTCATGACTGACTCGGCCCTCGCCCAGCAAATTGGCCAAGACCTACAACAGGCGGGGTATGACCCGGTAACGGCGGCAACGTTTGCGGACTGTCAGTTGGCCTGCCAGGAATGGCAACCGGCCCTAGTGATTGTGGACGACCTGGCCATGGAGCATCGCCCCGATAACGTGAGCGGCCTAGATCTGTGTCGTAAAATCCGTCAGGAAAAAATTACCTTACCACTCCTGTTAATCATGGAGAGCGATCGCCTAGAGGATCGGGTGAACTGTTTAGAAGCCGGAGCCGATGACTATCTCCTCAAGCCCTACCGCGATCAACAGTTTTTAGACATGGTTCAGCTTTACCTGAAACCAACGGCCCCAAGTGGGGAACAACTGCGATTTGAGACCCTGGTTCTGGATTTAGCCACGCGGCGGGCCGAGCGGAATGGTCGCTTGATAGATTTAACGATGAAGGAATACGAACTCCTGAAATTTTTAATGGAGCATCCCCGCCAAGTTCTTAGTCGAGACAAGATTTTAGAGAATGTCTGGGGCTATGACTTCCTGGGGGAGTCCAATGTCATTGAGGTTTATGTCCGTTATTTACGGCTAAAAATTGAACCCGATGGCGAAAAACGATTGATCCATACGGTGCGAGGGGTGGGGTATGTTCTCCGGGAAGCTTAA
- a CDS encoding DUF192 domain-containing protein, with the protein MFSGKLKFKQVKQIYSFFLALGVALTVIGCQALEQPSLNSQNSNVAIAGVSQILPITAQAIIGETVIDLEVAKTPAQQALGLMYRSELADNRGMLFPFDPPQLVSFWMKNCLISLDLIFIYEGEVIDIAENAPPCYDDPCPTYGPNQIIDHVLELRGGRAAEISLAVGDRLKIKPLEQS; encoded by the coding sequence ATGTTCTCCGGGAAGCTTAAATTTAAGCAGGTTAAGCAGATTTACTCATTTTTTTTAGCCCTAGGGGTGGCATTGACGGTTATCGGCTGTCAAGCCCTTGAGCAACCTAGTCTAAATTCTCAAAATTCTAATGTGGCGATCGCTGGGGTTTCCCAAATTTTGCCGATTACGGCCCAGGCGATCATTGGCGAGACGGTTATTGATCTGGAAGTCGCCAAAACTCCTGCCCAGCAAGCCCTAGGATTGATGTATCGCAGTGAATTAGCGGATAATCGGGGGATGTTATTTCCCTTTGATCCGCCCCAATTGGTAAGCTTCTGGATGAAAAATTGCCTTATTTCCTTGGATCTGATTTTTATCTATGAGGGGGAAGTTATTGATATTGCTGAAAATGCCCCCCCCTGTTATGACGATCCCTGCCCCACCTACGGCCCGAATCAAATCATCGATCATGTGTTAGAACTGCGGGGTGGTCGGGCCGCTGAAATTAGCCTTGCCGTGGGCGATCGCCTCAAAATCAAGCCCCTTGAGCAATCCTAG
- the def gene encoding peptide deformylase, protein MSATLSVEKEKVKKPPFKIHVLGDRVLRQPAKRISQVNDSIRQTVRDMLQTMYSADGIGLAAPQVGINKQLLVIDLHPDEAANPPLIMINPVIREASPLLELGQEGCLSIPGVFLDVKRPEMIEVSYKDEWGRPQLLYASGLLCRAIQHEIDHLTGVMFVDRVENKLLLNQELSEHGFSRNAVRPVAG, encoded by the coding sequence ATCTCTGCAACTCTCTCCGTTGAAAAAGAAAAAGTTAAAAAACCTCCCTTCAAAATTCACGTCCTCGGCGATCGGGTACTGCGCCAGCCCGCTAAACGGATTAGCCAAGTCAATGACAGTATCCGCCAAACCGTACGGGATATGCTACAAACCATGTACAGTGCCGATGGCATTGGCCTGGCCGCCCCCCAGGTGGGGATTAATAAACAGCTTTTAGTCATTGATCTTCACCCCGATGAAGCCGCCAATCCGCCCCTGATTATGATCAACCCGGTGATCCGCGAAGCCAGTCCCTTGTTGGAATTGGGTCAAGAAGGCTGCTTGAGTATTCCTGGGGTCTTTTTGGATGTGAAGCGGCCGGAAATGATTGAGGTCAGCTACAAGGACGAGTGGGGCCGCCCCCAACTACTTTATGCCAGCGGCTTGCTATGCCGGGCCATCCAGCATGAAATTGACCACCTCACAGGGGTGATGTTTGTGGATCGGGTGGAAAATAAATTACTCCTGAATCAAGAATTATCGGAGCATGGTTTTTCCCGCAATGCCGTTCGCCCCGTGGCAGGTTGA
- the gcvH gene encoding glycine cleavage system protein GcvH — MTLEYPDDLQYLDSHEYVRIEGEIATIGISAFAVDQLGDIVFIEIPQEGDKLIQGERFGTIESVKAVEEMYSPVTGTVIESNQAIADTPEELAADPYGEGWLVKVRLDNEDDIEGALTATAYQALVEGDE; from the coding sequence ATGACCTTAGAGTACCCGGATGATCTTCAATACCTGGATAGTCATGAGTATGTGCGTATTGAAGGGGAAATCGCCACCATTGGCATTAGTGCCTTTGCGGTCGATCAACTGGGAGATATTGTCTTTATTGAAATTCCCCAGGAAGGCGATAAATTAATCCAAGGGGAACGCTTTGGCACCATTGAGTCGGTGAAGGCCGTTGAGGAAATGTATTCCCCCGTAACCGGAACGGTGATTGAAAGTAACCAGGCGATCGCCGATACCCCAGAAGAATTAGCCGCAGATCCCTACGGCGAAGGCTGGCTCGTGAAAGTACGCCTAGATAATGAAGATGACATCGAAGGGGCCCTGACGGCCACCGCCTACCAAGCCCTAGTGGAGGGAGATGAGTAG